Proteins from a genomic interval of Microbacterium abyssi:
- a CDS encoding ABC transporter ATP-binding protein, with translation MADMSDGAIVCEGLVRIFTAQGVEVQALQGLDLRMMTGELVAVVGASGSGKSTLLGILAGLDRPTAGSARVAGHDLVTMKGAERLGYRRRSVGFVWQQSTRNLLPYLSARENIAMVHEVAGVVPRSERAATGDELLDLLGAAEVADKRPAEMSGGQRQRVAIAVALANRPRVLLADEPTGELDEHTSAEVLAAMETVNRERGVTTLIVTHDAGITEHVDRTVHIRDGRTSTETLRRTDTDHEGRAVRTAQEYAVLDRAGRMQLPADFVSALDLSERVRLTLEPDHVRVAPGQERPDDDAADRTEAAG, from the coding sequence ATGGCTGATATGTCGGACGGCGCGATCGTGTGCGAGGGCCTCGTGCGGATCTTCACGGCGCAGGGCGTCGAGGTGCAGGCGCTGCAGGGCCTGGATCTGCGGATGATGACCGGGGAGCTGGTCGCGGTCGTCGGCGCGTCCGGATCCGGCAAGAGCACGCTGCTCGGCATCCTCGCCGGGCTCGATCGCCCCACCGCGGGGTCGGCCCGCGTCGCCGGGCACGATCTGGTGACGATGAAAGGCGCGGAGCGCCTGGGCTACCGGCGACGCAGCGTCGGGTTCGTGTGGCAGCAGTCCACGCGCAACCTTCTGCCGTACCTCTCGGCGCGGGAGAACATCGCGATGGTGCACGAGGTCGCCGGGGTCGTGCCGCGGTCCGAGCGCGCTGCCACCGGCGATGAGCTGCTGGACCTGCTGGGCGCCGCCGAGGTCGCGGACAAGCGTCCCGCGGAGATGTCCGGCGGACAGCGGCAGCGCGTCGCGATCGCCGTCGCGCTCGCGAACCGGCCGCGGGTGCTGCTGGCCGACGAACCGACCGGGGAGCTCGACGAGCACACGAGCGCAGAGGTGCTCGCCGCCATGGAGACGGTGAACCGCGAACGCGGCGTGACCACCCTGATTGTGACGCACGACGCGGGCATCACCGAGCACGTCGACCGCACCGTGCACATCCGCGACGGCCGCACCTCGACCGAGACGCTGCGCCGCACGGACACCGATCACGAGGGCCGTGCCGTCCGGACCGCCCAGGAGTACGCGGTGCTCGACCGCGCCGGCCGCATGCAGCTTCCCGCCGACTTCGTCTCCGCGCTCGACCTGAGCGAACGCGTGCGGCTCACCCTGGAGCCCGATCACGTCCGCGTGGCACCGGGGCAGGAGCGGCCGGACGACGATGCGGCCGACCGGACGGAGGCCGCCGGATGA
- a CDS encoding ABC transporter ATP-binding protein: MTAVLRAESLSRTFPSPGGDVLAVRDADFAVEPGELVVVAGRSGAGKTTLLTMLGGLDRPTAGRVLVDGADLADPSTDVTALRGSRIASIFQTAGLIPVLSAAENVEVPLRIRRVAPEERDRRVADALRDVGLEDHARQRPGELSGGQQQRVGIARAVVTAPGLLLADEPTAQLDSGTGAQIMDLIARLVHDRGTAAVVATHDQAMLARADRVLELHDGVLRER, encoded by the coding sequence ATGACCGCCGTGCTGAGAGCGGAGTCGCTGTCGCGCACCTTCCCGAGCCCGGGCGGCGACGTCCTCGCGGTGCGGGACGCGGACTTCGCCGTCGAGCCGGGGGAGCTGGTCGTCGTGGCGGGAAGATCCGGTGCGGGCAAGACGACCCTGCTCACGATGCTCGGAGGACTGGACCGTCCCACGGCGGGCCGGGTCCTCGTCGACGGCGCCGATCTCGCCGATCCGTCGACCGATGTCACCGCGCTGCGCGGTTCCCGCATCGCCTCGATCTTCCAGACAGCCGGGCTCATCCCGGTGCTCTCCGCCGCTGAGAACGTCGAGGTGCCGTTGCGCATCCGACGTGTCGCCCCGGAGGAGCGCGACCGTCGCGTCGCCGATGCCCTGCGCGATGTCGGTCTGGAAGACCATGCCCGGCAGCGCCCCGGCGAGCTCTCCGGCGGTCAGCAGCAGCGCGTCGGGATCGCACGGGCGGTCGTCACCGCCCCCGGCCTCCTGCTCGCGGACGAGCCGACCGCGCAGCTGGACAGCGGGACGGGTGCGCAGATCATGGACCTGATCGCACGCCTGGTGCACGACAGGGGCACCGCGGCCGTCGTCGCCACCCACGATCAGGCGATGCTCGCGCGCGCCGATCGTGTGCTCGAACTGCACGACGGCGTCCTGCGCGAACGCTGA
- a CDS encoding DNA topoisomerase IB, translating to MTPRAPRLPITRELVDGGTVYRDGRRRITSRREIARIDALAIPPAWTDVEISRSSSTKVLARGVDDAGRTQTIYSPAFRRRQEKAKFARILLFAERLPRLRRQVEKDLRRRRLSEDKVVACVVGLIDQEFFRVGNTEYARKHGHYGVTTLRRKHTDVTSSKVTFDFIGKSGKRHVKTVRDPRLVRVIAQLEEMPGYDIFRFFDEDGIIHDVDSKRVNAYVKRHMGKEFSAKDFRTWGGTLLATSALLATETDDDTEDAVVVRDVVAHVAERLGNTPAVTRDSYIDPRVFTAFEDGVTIPQVRRAMSRMRPRKHLTVEEQCVLKVLNRR from the coding sequence ATGACGCCCAGGGCACCCCGTCTGCCGATCACCCGCGAACTCGTCGACGGCGGCACCGTCTACCGCGACGGCCGCCGCCGCATCACGAGCAGGCGGGAGATCGCCAGGATCGACGCCCTCGCGATCCCGCCGGCATGGACCGATGTCGAGATCTCGCGCTCGTCCTCGACGAAGGTGCTCGCCAGGGGCGTCGATGACGCCGGTCGCACCCAGACGATCTACAGTCCCGCGTTCCGCCGCAGGCAGGAGAAGGCGAAGTTCGCGCGGATCCTGCTCTTCGCCGAACGGCTGCCGCGACTGCGCAGGCAGGTCGAGAAGGACCTGCGCCGCCGTCGGCTGAGCGAGGACAAGGTGGTCGCGTGCGTCGTAGGGCTCATCGACCAGGAGTTCTTCCGAGTCGGCAACACCGAGTACGCGCGAAAGCATGGCCACTACGGCGTCACGACCCTGCGCCGCAAACACACCGATGTGACCAGCTCGAAGGTCACTTTCGATTTCATCGGCAAGAGCGGCAAACGGCACGTCAAGACCGTGCGCGATCCGCGGCTCGTGCGGGTGATCGCGCAGCTCGAGGAGATGCCCGGGTACGACATCTTCCGGTTCTTCGACGAGGACGGCATCATCCACGACGTCGACAGCAAGCGTGTGAACGCCTACGTGAAGCGCCACATGGGGAAGGAGTTCTCGGCCAAGGACTTCCGCACCTGGGGCGGCACACTCCTTGCGACATCAGCCCTGCTCGCGACGGAGACGGACGACGACACCGAGGACGCGGTCGTCGTCCGTGACGTCGTCGCCCACGTCGCCGAGCGTCTCGGCAACACCCCGGCCGTCACGAGGGATTCGTACATCGATCCGCGGGTCTTCACGGCCTTCGAAGACGGCGTCACGATTCCCCAGGTACGGCGGGCGATGAGCAGGATGCGACCGCGCAAGCACCTCACCGTCGAGGAGCAGTGCGTGCTCAAGGTGCTCAACCGCCGCTGA
- a CDS encoding cold-shock protein yields MATGTVKWFNSDKGYGFIAPDDGSADVFAHFSAIQSSGYRNLEEAQKVEFDTEQGPKGPQATNIRPL; encoded by the coding sequence ATGGCCACTGGTACCGTCAAATGGTTCAACTCCGACAAGGGCTACGGCTTCATCGCTCCCGATGACGGCTCCGCCGACGTCTTCGCGCACTTCAGCGCGATCCAGTCGAGCGGCTACCGCAACCTCGAGGAAGCGCAGAAGGTCGAGTTCGACACGGAGCAGGGACCCAAGGGCCCCCAGGCGACGAACATTCGTCCGCTCTGA
- the pepN gene encoding aminopeptidase N, whose translation MSSANLTREETAARSADITVHDIRVELDLREARDQGQRGFRTTTTLQFDAAAPDTWIDFIGEAVQSVTVNGEARSVEYDGARIRIQGLAASNTVVIDAIGVHSRSGEGLHRFVDPVDGETYLYTQYEPADARRVMACFEQPDMKAAYAFVVHAPAGWQVLSNQSAAVVTEQDGVRTVEFAPTLPLSSYITSVAAGPYHRIDAEWTRGEQTVALGVLCRPSLAEFLEADEVIEITKQGLDFFTDAFAFPYPWGKYDQIFVPEYNLGAMENPGLVTFTEAYLSRGAATDAQRGARANTILHEMAHMWFGDLVTMRWWDDLWLKESFADYMGSHASFAATRFTDAWVRFAANRKAWAYQQDQLPTTHPIVADITDLEAAKLNFDGITYAKGASVLKQLVAFVGEEHFFEGARRYFAAHAFGNTALEDLLVQLEEVSGRDLRGWSRAWLETSGMSTIALETAADGGRMLTQTDPRPHRLRVGLYDLADDALSLREKVEVDITEASTPVEVARADLVLINDDDLTYAKARLDEPSLDAVEQALSTLEPLPRALVWSSLWNATRDGELPAVRYLSIVGAHAPAEENIGLLAGVLANAAYAIGHYAPDAERVAHRATWLERTWTALQDAASGSDAQLSWARAFAAASAFDAARADEVRAILDGHGPDGLSVDPDLRWALLTALTTVGEASGDDLDAELKRDDTASGRTAALRALAARPVQEVRLVAWHRAWEDEELSNDHLSATIDGVRAGGRRDLIASLDGGYFERIADAWQNRSIEIARRLVIGLFPASPDLDLVDGWLSANDSAPAALRRLVVEQRDHLERDLRVRAAQSQRER comes from the coding sequence ATGAGCTCAGCGAACCTCACGAGGGAAGAGACCGCCGCACGTTCTGCGGACATCACCGTGCACGACATCCGCGTCGAACTCGATCTTCGTGAGGCACGCGATCAGGGGCAGCGCGGGTTCCGCACGACCACGACCCTGCAGTTCGACGCGGCGGCACCGGACACCTGGATCGACTTCATCGGCGAGGCGGTCCAGAGTGTGACAGTGAACGGCGAAGCCCGCTCCGTCGAGTACGACGGCGCACGCATCCGGATCCAGGGGCTGGCGGCATCCAACACCGTCGTGATCGACGCGATCGGCGTCCACTCGCGATCCGGCGAGGGCCTGCACCGCTTCGTGGACCCCGTCGATGGCGAGACATACCTGTACACGCAGTACGAGCCCGCCGACGCGCGCAGGGTCATGGCCTGCTTCGAGCAGCCCGACATGAAGGCCGCGTACGCCTTCGTCGTGCACGCGCCGGCTGGCTGGCAGGTGCTGTCGAACCAGAGCGCGGCCGTCGTCACAGAGCAAGACGGCGTCCGGACCGTCGAGTTCGCCCCGACCCTGCCGCTGTCGAGCTACATCACCTCGGTCGCCGCCGGTCCGTACCACCGGATCGACGCGGAGTGGACGCGCGGAGAGCAGACCGTAGCACTCGGCGTGCTGTGCCGCCCGTCGCTCGCTGAGTTCCTCGAGGCGGACGAGGTCATCGAGATTACCAAGCAGGGTCTCGACTTCTTCACCGACGCCTTCGCATTCCCGTATCCGTGGGGAAAGTACGACCAGATCTTCGTGCCCGAGTACAACCTCGGTGCCATGGAGAACCCCGGCTTGGTGACCTTCACCGAGGCGTACCTGTCCCGGGGAGCTGCGACCGACGCGCAGCGCGGGGCGCGCGCGAACACGATCCTCCACGAGATGGCGCACATGTGGTTCGGCGACCTCGTCACCATGCGCTGGTGGGACGACCTGTGGCTCAAGGAGTCCTTCGCCGACTACATGGGCTCGCACGCATCCTTCGCCGCGACGCGGTTCACCGACGCCTGGGTGCGATTCGCCGCGAACCGCAAGGCGTGGGCCTATCAGCAGGATCAACTGCCGACCACGCACCCGATCGTCGCCGACATCACCGACCTCGAAGCCGCCAAGCTGAACTTCGACGGCATCACATACGCCAAGGGCGCGTCCGTCCTCAAACAGCTGGTCGCGTTCGTCGGCGAGGAGCACTTCTTCGAGGGCGCGCGCCGCTACTTCGCTGCGCATGCGTTCGGCAACACCGCCCTGGAGGACCTGCTCGTGCAGCTCGAGGAGGTCTCCGGTCGTGACCTGCGCGGTTGGTCGCGCGCGTGGCTCGAGACCAGCGGCATGTCGACGATTGCGCTCGAGACCGCGGCCGACGGTGGACGGATGCTGACGCAGACCGATCCGCGCCCGCACCGCCTGCGCGTCGGACTGTACGATCTCGCAGACGACGCCCTGTCGCTGCGTGAAAAGGTCGAAGTGGACATCACCGAGGCATCCACCCCGGTGGAGGTCGCCCGGGCCGACCTCGTGCTCATCAACGACGACGACCTCACCTACGCCAAGGCGCGGCTCGACGAACCCTCGCTCGACGCGGTCGAGCAGGCGCTGTCCACGCTCGAACCCCTGCCACGTGCGCTGGTGTGGTCGTCGCTGTGGAACGCCACCCGCGACGGTGAGCTGCCTGCCGTGCGATACCTCTCGATCGTCGGTGCCCACGCGCCGGCCGAAGAGAACATCGGCCTGCTGGCCGGTGTTCTCGCCAATGCCGCGTACGCCATCGGCCACTACGCGCCCGACGCCGAGCGGGTCGCGCACCGCGCGACCTGGCTCGAGAGGACCTGGACAGCGCTGCAGGATGCCGCGTCGGGCAGCGACGCGCAGCTGTCGTGGGCGCGTGCGTTCGCCGCGGCATCCGCGTTCGATGCCGCACGCGCTGACGAGGTGCGTGCGATCCTCGACGGTCACGGACCCGACGGCCTGAGCGTCGATCCCGATCTGCGCTGGGCGCTGCTCACGGCGCTCACGACCGTCGGCGAGGCGAGCGGTGACGACTTGGATGCCGAGCTGAAGCGGGACGACACCGCGAGCGGGCGGACGGCCGCTCTGCGGGCACTGGCCGCGCGCCCGGTGCAGGAGGTGCGCCTGGTCGCGTGGCATCGCGCCTGGGAGGACGAGGAACTGAGCAACGACCACCTCAGCGCCACGATCGACGGTGTGCGCGCGGGTGGGCGCCGCGATCTCATCGCCTCCCTCGACGGGGGTTACTTCGAGCGCATCGCGGATGCGTGGCAGAACCGCAGCATCGAGATCGCCAGGCGCCTGGTGATCGGGCTGTTCCCGGCGTCCCCGGATCTGGATCTCGTCGACGGATGGCTTTCCGCGAACGATTCGGCGCCAGCGGCGCTGCGGCGTCTGGTCGTTGAGCAGCGCGACCACCTGGAGCGTGATCTTCGAGTGCGCGCGGCGCAGTCTCAGCGCGAACGCTGA
- a CDS encoding GNAT family N-acetyltransferase, protein MTRRLLPEPTPRLRFREMTVSDLDEMAAMLGDPDVMAFYPAPKTRGESLDWIERMRERYARDGHGLWVIETHDGEFVGDCGITWQSYNGTPVREVGYHVVRGYQGRGLATEAALACVDLVRREFTPTLLTAIIHPDNIASRRVAEHLGMTHIDDDYAHPWIVRTVMGMTVETAGQRSR, encoded by the coding sequence GTGACGCGGCGGCTGCTGCCGGAGCCGACCCCACGGCTGCGGTTTCGCGAGATGACCGTCTCCGACCTCGATGAGATGGCGGCGATGCTCGGGGATCCCGATGTCATGGCGTTCTACCCGGCACCGAAGACGCGCGGCGAGAGCCTCGACTGGATCGAGCGCATGCGGGAGCGCTACGCGCGTGACGGACACGGGCTCTGGGTGATCGAGACGCACGACGGCGAGTTCGTCGGCGACTGCGGCATCACCTGGCAGTCGTACAACGGCACTCCCGTGAGAGAGGTCGGCTATCACGTTGTGCGCGGGTACCAGGGTCGCGGGCTGGCGACCGAGGCGGCGCTCGCATGTGTGGATCTGGTACGACGCGAGTTCACCCCGACGCTGCTGACGGCGATCATCCACCCCGACAACATCGCCTCGCGCAGGGTCGCCGAGCACCTCGGCATGACGCACATCGATGATGACTACGCGCACCCGTGGATCGTGCGCACAGTGATGGGGATGACCGTCGAAACGGCAGGTCAGCGTTCGCGCTGA
- a CDS encoding MBL fold metallo-hydrolase, with translation MRVTKHEHATLRLDESGESLIIDPGSFTTPLDDLSSVVAVVLTHEHPDHWTPEHLDRILRAVPGTPIFAPAGVAAAAGDHEITVVSPGDTVTAGRFTLRFFGGDHAVIHSSLTPVQNVGVLVNDVLYYPGDSYAVPEGVEVDALAAPAGGPWLKIGEAMDFVLAVKPRRAFGVHDMTLSVIGRGMHRQRLQWATEQNGGEFFELDPGDALDL, from the coding sequence ATGCGCGTCACGAAGCACGAACATGCCACCCTCCGTCTCGACGAGAGCGGAGAGAGTCTCATCATCGATCCGGGCTCGTTCACGACGCCCCTCGACGATCTGTCGAGCGTGGTCGCCGTGGTCCTCACTCACGAGCATCCGGACCACTGGACACCCGAGCACCTCGACCGGATCCTTCGCGCGGTGCCCGGTACGCCGATCTTCGCGCCGGCCGGCGTCGCCGCTGCGGCCGGTGACCATGAGATCACGGTGGTCTCCCCAGGAGACACGGTGACGGCGGGTCGATTCACGCTGCGCTTCTTCGGCGGCGACCACGCCGTCATCCACTCCTCGCTCACGCCGGTGCAGAACGTCGGCGTGCTGGTGAACGACGTGCTGTACTACCCCGGCGACTCCTACGCCGTACCGGAGGGCGTCGAGGTCGACGCTCTCGCCGCCCCCGCCGGCGGACCCTGGCTGAAGATCGGCGAAGCCATGGACTTCGTGCTGGCCGTCAAGCCGCGGCGCGCGTTCGGAGTCCACGACATGACCCTCTCGGTGATCGGCCGCGGCATGCATCGTCAGCGGCTGCAGTGGGCGACCGAGCAGAACGGCGGAGAGTTCTTCGAACTCGACCCCGGCGACGCGCTCGACCTGTGA
- a CDS encoding MFS transporter — protein sequence MTASEPVLLREPPRFSRDLAVHAWITVKALSDAGDAIWSIALAWTAVQIASPAIAGLIVAAGTVPRAVILLFGGVLADRANARHVMIVFNVLRVGVLVGVALWVLANPPSVLVLTLAAIAFGVCDAFYEPSAATIGRQLVRVGDLPSYSAVMQTATRLGTMGGAALGGFLVAYAGLAGSASINALTFTFVIAFIVIWLRPRFALARADKETALRGILRGFTHMKHAPTTRTLVIALSGLNLAVGPATGIGIALRAHDEGWGAQAVGIFEALIGLGAALGAIAVAKWRPRHEALGGFWALVVQGAGIILIGVGPLWLTGIGSLVIGLTAGFASVLLSATFAATIDTAYLGRMSAVTRLGDDVLMPLAMAAFGALAAATTTWIAFVVFGLALMGMMWFPLRNPQFREMSLRAE from the coding sequence ATGACCGCCTCCGAACCCGTCCTGCTGCGCGAGCCGCCCAGATTCTCTCGCGACCTCGCCGTCCATGCCTGGATCACGGTGAAGGCACTGTCGGACGCCGGAGACGCCATCTGGTCGATCGCTCTGGCCTGGACCGCAGTGCAGATCGCCTCCCCCGCCATCGCAGGGCTCATCGTCGCGGCGGGCACCGTGCCGCGCGCCGTCATCCTGCTGTTCGGCGGCGTCCTCGCCGACCGCGCGAACGCCCGGCACGTCATGATCGTGTTCAACGTGCTGCGGGTGGGGGTGCTGGTCGGTGTGGCGCTGTGGGTGCTCGCGAACCCTCCGAGCGTGCTCGTGCTGACGCTCGCCGCGATCGCGTTCGGGGTATGCGATGCCTTCTACGAGCCGTCGGCGGCCACCATCGGCCGCCAGCTCGTCCGCGTCGGGGACCTGCCGTCGTACAGCGCCGTGATGCAGACCGCCACGCGGCTCGGCACGATGGGAGGAGCCGCCCTCGGCGGGTTCCTCGTCGCGTATGCCGGCCTCGCCGGGAGTGCCTCGATCAACGCCCTGACGTTCACGTTCGTGATCGCGTTCATCGTGATCTGGCTGCGTCCCCGGTTCGCGCTCGCTCGCGCCGACAAGGAGACGGCGCTCCGCGGCATCCTGCGCGGCTTCACGCACATGAAGCATGCGCCGACGACGCGCACGCTGGTCATCGCCCTGTCCGGCCTGAACCTCGCGGTCGGTCCCGCCACCGGCATCGGGATCGCGCTGCGGGCGCACGACGAGGGCTGGGGCGCGCAGGCCGTCGGCATCTTCGAGGCGCTGATCGGTCTCGGCGCCGCACTCGGCGCGATCGCAGTCGCGAAGTGGCGTCCGCGTCACGAGGCGCTCGGAGGGTTCTGGGCACTGGTCGTACAGGGCGCCGGGATCATCCTCATCGGCGTCGGACCGCTGTGGCTGACCGGCATCGGGAGCCTGGTGATCGGCCTGACGGCGGGATTCGCCTCGGTGCTGCTGAGCGCGACGTTCGCGGCGACGATCGACACCGCCTACCTCGGCCGGATGAGCGCGGTCACCCGCCTCGGCGATGATGTGCTGATGCCGCTGGCGATGGCCGCGTTCGGCGCGCTGGCTGCTGCGACGACCACCTGGATCGCTTTCGTCGTGTTCGGCCTCGCCCTGATGGGGATGATGTGGTTCCCACTGCGCAACCCGCAGTTCCGCGAGATGTCGCTGCGGGCCGAGTAA
- a CDS encoding winged helix-turn-helix domain-containing protein, whose amino-acid sequence MEEIEAITAVHHPVRRRIVDHLGLYGASQVTSLARALDQQVGSISHHLRMLERAGIVERADDPTGDRRTSWWQSARKSFSWSVDDFADSPADAMLARGAERANINTQIGRLSTWHRSSAPSPEWNRAAFSTDTLTWASAQELAALSTAVSATIESWRRAIDLDDGVERRPVFVFAHGFPTTP is encoded by the coding sequence ATGGAAGAGATCGAGGCGATCACCGCCGTTCATCACCCGGTGCGGCGGCGCATCGTCGACCACCTCGGTCTGTACGGCGCGAGCCAGGTGACGAGCCTGGCGCGCGCGCTCGACCAGCAGGTCGGCAGCATCAGCCACCACCTGCGGATGCTGGAGCGGGCGGGCATCGTCGAACGAGCCGATGATCCGACCGGCGACAGGCGCACCAGCTGGTGGCAGTCCGCGCGCAAGAGCTTCAGCTGGTCGGTCGACGACTTCGCCGATTCGCCGGCCGACGCGATGCTCGCCCGCGGCGCCGAGCGCGCGAACATCAACACTCAGATCGGGCGCCTGTCGACCTGGCATCGCAGCAGTGCGCCGAGTCCTGAATGGAATCGCGCGGCGTTCAGCACCGACACTCTCACCTGGGCGTCGGCTCAGGAACTGGCGGCACTGTCCACAGCCGTGAGCGCGACGATCGAATCCTGGCGGCGTGCGATCGACCTCGACGACGGCGTCGAACGCCGCCCCGTCTTCGTCTTCGCACACGGGTTCCCGACGACGCCATGA
- a CDS encoding DUF4349 domain-containing protein, with the protein MNDQAPTSGTTDLPELSQASIDRIEKAVFAEIAADRTPAPSTATASSKRRTRRRGWLTGLGVAAAFVAGILITPPLLNLTASTTAGGAGDTTAFVSDSAAGGPVDEAVPEGASMDAAGGVATEDSGREIIASAQAHVRVDDITGAVDAVAALAEEHDGYVEGTDVSATGMSADTTVPAPVPEGEYGWISIRVPAADLTTVIDELGETGTVISSSTSQQDVTATAIDLRARVDATQASVDRLTELMSQSGSVSELIDAEVALTDRQAQLESYTQQLAALEDQVAMSSLQVQLTKTTTAAPAEPAGFADGLLAGWNGLIVSLNALVVALGFLLPWLVVAGIVAVVVWLIVRRRRRDTASEVP; encoded by the coding sequence ATGAACGACCAGGCGCCCACGAGCGGCACAACGGACCTGCCCGAACTGTCCCAGGCGAGCATCGACCGCATCGAGAAGGCCGTGTTCGCCGAGATCGCGGCAGACCGCACCCCCGCGCCTTCAACGGCGACCGCGTCGTCGAAGAGGCGCACCCGTCGCCGGGGCTGGCTCACCGGGCTCGGTGTCGCGGCTGCCTTCGTCGCCGGGATCCTGATCACGCCGCCGCTGCTGAACCTGACGGCGAGCACGACCGCAGGCGGCGCGGGCGACACGACCGCGTTCGTATCCGACTCCGCTGCCGGCGGACCGGTCGACGAGGCCGTGCCGGAGGGCGCTTCGATGGATGCCGCCGGCGGGGTCGCCACCGAGGACAGCGGACGAGAGATCATCGCGAGCGCGCAGGCGCACGTGCGCGTCGACGACATCACGGGCGCGGTGGATGCCGTCGCCGCACTCGCCGAGGAGCACGACGGCTATGTCGAGGGCACAGACGTCTCCGCGACAGGGATGTCTGCCGATACGACCGTGCCGGCCCCGGTGCCTGAGGGCGAGTACGGCTGGATCAGCATCCGCGTTCCTGCCGCAGACCTGACGACGGTCATCGACGAACTCGGCGAGACCGGCACGGTCATCTCGTCGTCGACATCGCAGCAGGACGTCACCGCGACCGCGATCGATCTGCGTGCACGCGTCGACGCGACTCAGGCGTCGGTCGACCGGCTCACCGAGCTGATGTCGCAGTCCGGCAGCGTGTCCGAGCTGATCGACGCCGAGGTCGCGCTCACCGACCGTCAGGCTCAGCTCGAGTCGTACACGCAGCAGCTCGCCGCCCTTGAGGATCAGGTGGCGATGTCGTCGCTGCAGGTGCAGCTCACCAAGACTACGACGGCGGCGCCAGCGGAACCGGCCGGGTTCGCGGACGGGCTGCTCGCCGGTTGGAACGGCCTGATCGTGTCGCTCAACGCTCTGGTGGTAGCGCTCGGGTTCCTGCTCCCCTGGCTCGTCGTCGCCGGGATCGTCGCGGTGGTCGTCTGGCTGATCGTCCGCAGGCGCCGACGCGACACAGCATCCGAAGTTCCTTGA
- a CDS encoding RNA polymerase sigma factor, which produces MSELSVDQDLVARAAAGDESAFRELYRAHVRSVYWIAHGILRSPADAEDVTQETFVTAWRKLPGLELAGDSLLPWLATICRFQTANRLRRRRRDQAHSADAVDEELPDTVNVEEQVITAVLVERIADELGTLGELDREIFRLCAAEGYAYQAAADELEVTTAVVRNRLSRVRTQLRGAVEEMRDA; this is translated from the coding sequence ATGTCCGAGCTGTCTGTGGATCAGGATCTCGTGGCGCGGGCCGCGGCGGGCGACGAGAGCGCCTTCCGTGAGCTGTACCGCGCCCACGTCCGATCCGTCTACTGGATCGCTCACGGCATCCTGCGCTCCCCCGCCGACGCGGAGGACGTGACACAGGAGACGTTCGTGACCGCGTGGCGCAAGCTGCCCGGTCTCGAATTGGCAGGCGATTCGCTACTGCCATGGCTGGCGACGATCTGCCGGTTCCAGACGGCCAACCGGCTGCGCAGACGTCGCCGAGACCAAGCGCACTCGGCCGATGCCGTCGACGAGGAGCTGCCCGACACCGTGAACGTGGAGGAGCAGGTGATCACCGCGGTGCTCGTCGAGCGGATCGCCGACGAGCTCGGCACGCTCGGCGAACTCGACCGCGAGATCTTCCGGCTGTGCGCCGCCGAGGGCTACGCCTACCAGGCGGCGGCCGACGAGCTCGAGGTCACGACGGCAGTGGTTCGGAACCGTCTCTCACGGGTGCGCACGCAGCTGCGTGGCGCCGTCGAGGAGATGAGAGACGCATGA